In Listeria cossartiae subsp. cossartiae, the DNA window TAAAAACTGTTCATCCAGTGCCTTGTTATGCAATGCGGATTGAAGCCGGCGAAAAAGTTTTTGTCTACACCGCAGATAGCGCTTATCAAGACAGTTTTATTCCTTTTGCAAAAAGTGCCGATTTATTAGTAACCGACACAAATTTTTTCCATGAATTAGCAGGGAAAACGAAAGTCCACATGGCAAGCACAGAGGTCGCAAAAATTGCTAAAGAAGCCAATGTGAAATCATTATTACTAAGCCATTTACCAGAAGTTGGCGATTTAGAAGTATTGAAACAAGAAGCAGCAGCCATTTACACCGGAGAAATCGCGCTCGCATCAAAAGGCTTGACGAAAACATTTTAATATAGAAGAAAAGGGGTAGGGGTATGTATTTTGTAGATAATAATAATGAAAAAGATCCTCGTATTAACTTAGCAGTGGAGGAATTTATTTTAACGGAATTGAAGCTAGATGAGCCGGTGCTGTTGTTTTACATCAATAAGCCATCGATTATTATTGGCCGCAATCAAAACACTGTGGAAGAAATTGATACAGAATATGTCGAGAAAAATGACGTTATTGTTGTGCGCAGACTTTCCGGTGGTGGCGCGGTGTATCATGATGAAGGAAACTTGAATTTCAGTTTTATCACAGAAGATGATGGCGAGTCTTTTCATAATTTCGCGAAATTCACGCAACCGATTGTGGAAGCTCTTAAACGTTTAGGCGTAAATGCTGAACTAAAAGGGCGCAATGATTTGTTGATTGATGGTTTCAAAGTGTCCGGAAATGCCCAATTCGCAACGAAAGGCAAAATGTTTTCACACGGGACGTTAATGTACGATTTAAACTTAGATAACGTTGCTGCCTCATTAAAACCACGTAAAGATAAAATCGAATCAAAAGGTATTAAATCTGTTCGAAGTCGTGTAGCGAATATTTCTGATTTTATGGATCAAGACATGACGACCGAAGAATTCCGCGATTTGCTATTACTTTACATTTTTGGTGTGGATAAAGTAGAAGACGTGAAAGAATACAAATTAACAGCAGCAGATTGGGAAAAAATCCACGAAATTTCTGCTAAACGTTATGGCAATTGGGATTGGAATTACGGGAAATCGCCCAAATTTGACTTAACACGCACGAAACGTTTCCCCGTTGGCGCAGTAGATGTTCGCTTAAATGTGCAAAAAGGGATTATTACCGATATCAAGATTTTCGGCGACTTTTTTGGCGTGAAAAATGTAACGGATATCGAAGAGAAATTAGTTAATACAACTTACAAACGGGAAGCTTTGGCTGAGGCTTTGGCGGATATCGAAGTCAAAGAATACTTTGGCAATATTACAAAAGAGGAATTTTTAGATTTACTTTATTAAAAAAAGGAAAGTACGCATGGAGCGTACTTTCCTTTTTTTTATTTGAGATTTTTTCCTGACATCCAACGTTCTAGTCGTTTTCCGACAAACCATAAAATGACGACGGAAAGAGCTAGGATGGCTAGTTTGAGCGGTTGGTGAATTAAGTCGACGAAATCATAGCCGATATAGCTAATCGCAAAAACTTTAATCAACTTTCCACCTACAAGCGCTAATATAAATTGATATACTTTTATTTTAGAAAGACCTGCAACGATATTTACGGCCGAAGATGGTGTAAAAGGCATTACAAGTAAAATGAAAATCGGACTAAAACCGTGTCTATCAATCCATTCCATTACACGTTTGATTTGTTTATGACCCGAAATAAATCGTAAAAATCGGGTCTGCCCAAATTTTCGGGCGAGTAAGAATACACATAAACTACCTGCAATTGCTGCTGTTACTGATATTAAAAAACCGCCGAGTAGTCCGTAGGCATTGACGTTTACTACAACGAATACTATAAATGGTAAAAATGGTAAAAACGCTTCAATAAATGGTAAGAAAAAAGCTAAAAGTGGACCTAAATTCCGATATTCACTTAGCCAATACATTAAGTTATCATAAGAAAAGAAATTCATCATATCCTGCCAAAATGTCATAAGCAAGCCTCCTGTAGTCTTTAACAACATACTTTATTTTCTCACATAAAAATGATAAAGCGCTAATAAAACAGCTTGAATATCGTTAAAATCCTAGTTTTAAACCAGGATTTTAACATTTTTGACGATGAACTTCATTTTCAAAGGAATTATTTTAATTGATAAAGCGTTCCTTCCCCAGATCCATTCATTCCGGGAGCTCCTCCTCGTGTATTTTGAGAAGCACTTGAAGTCGTATCGTCGTCCGTGGAAGAGGAACTGCTCCATTCTGATTGGTCAATTTCGGTACCATTTTCTTGAATCCATTTTACCACATCTGAGTCAGAAGCTTTACTATTTGATGGAAGATAAAAATATTTTATTTCGCCGGATTGAATCATTTGTTTTAGTTGTTTGACGGTAAGTGTTGGGTCTGTCCCGTTGAAGCCACCAAGCGCCATAACTGCTTCTTTCGTTTTGATAATATAGGGCCCAGCTGTCGTTGCGTCCGTTGTGCCAAATAAATACGTTTCGCCAGTATTATTTTTTTGCAAATAACTAATCAAACCACTATCCACAGAAGCATCAGCAAATCCGCCACCACTGGATTGTTTTAATTGCGGTCCAGCTTCCGGCAAAGAACTATTCCCACCGTATAAAATCGGCGTCAAGGACCAATAAGTTGGCGCGATAAGTAAAATCGCTAAGGCAAGCGCCGTTATTTTCGCAGCGAGTTTTGTATGTGATTGTCTAATTGCAATTAGCAAAATAGAAACCGCGAGTGCAGCGATCCCGATAATAGCCGCTAAAATCGGCAAGTAACTAGCTACAAAGAAAGCTTGAAGGGCCCCAGTGAGCGTAATCGTCGTTGGTAATAGAAATTTTTGCCAGTTCTCTTTATCAATGTAGAGACGGAAGAGTGCCACTAGCCCAGCACCACTTAGTACGGCAATTGGTGGAGCTAGCATGATTAAATAATAATGATGGAAAAATCCAGCAATACTGAAGAAGCCAGCGACCGGAACAAGCCATGCTGCCCAGAAAACCATTTCCTTTTGTTTAGAGTTCAATTGATAAATTCGTTTGTTTTCATTTCGGTAAGCAAGGAAAATCGCTAACATACCGATGATAGCCAGCGGTAAAAACCAACTGATTTGATCACCAAGCGCGGTTTGGAATAGACGAAGCGGCCCAGCATTTCCTGTACCAAACATGCCAGTACTACCAGTCATTTTCGACCCTGTCCCGCCATTTGCAGTTTTACTAGGACCGCCAGTTAGTGGCGTACCATTGTTACCTTGTGGGGGAGTTCCACCGCCATCCGCGCCGTCTTGGATATTGCCACTTGGAGGCGTTGGTGGTGTCGCATCACTCGAGTCAGTTGTGTTGTTGCTAGGTGGACCAGCCATTTCCATATTGCCACCGCCATTACCCGTCCCAGTTTCCTGCCCAAGCAGCCGCTCCATGCCGTTATAGCCAAATGCAAGCTCAAGCACCGAATTTGTTTGACTACTACCAACATAAGGCCGTTCTGACGCCGCTGTTTGATCTACCACGACAGCCCATGAAACAGATACGCCAAGCATTAAAATAAGCGCTATGACTAATTGAATAAGCTTTTTTCGCCAACTTAATTTTACTGCAATAAAGTAAAATAGTAAGAATGCTGGAACAACCATAAAAGCTTGAAGCATTTTCACATTAAACCCGACGCCGATCAATCCAAAAGCCAGCAACAACCAGCCAATTTTCGCACGATTAACTGCTTTAAAAAGGAAATAGGTTGCCAGTAATAAAATAAATACCAGAATCGCATCCATATTATTCGTGCGCGTCACTGCTACCGCAATCGGCGTAAGTGCCATGATGAGCGCTGTAATTCTTGCAGCCCAAGCACCAAATCTCGGTTGCACGAGCACATAAAGCAAAATCACCGAACCAACACCTGCTAAAGCTTGCGGCAAAATAACGCTCCAACCATGCACACCAAAAATCAGCGCGCTAATCGCTTGCAACCAAAGCGCGACAGGTGGCTTATCCACCGTAATAAAACCAGCAGGATCAAAAGCTCCGTAAAAAAAGTTATGAAAATTTTGCACCATACTTGTCACGGCAGCTGTATAATAAGGATTTACCGTGTCATCATTCCAAATCCCATAAAAATTAAAAAAGATAGCAATAACAATAATCCCGACAAAATAAAAATCCCAATGTTTTAGCCATTTCTTCATATTCCTCACTTCTTTCCATTAGATAATACCTTTTATTCTAGGGACAAAATATGAAAAAAACGTGAATAAATTTGGAAATAAACGAGATATTTTTTTTTTGGAAAGAAATTTCGGAAAAAGTCTTGTCAAAACTTACATAGAATGGTATTATATAAAAGTTGTTAAAACACTAAGAACTACTTACCGTGCGGGTGTAGTTTAGTGGTAAAACTACAGCCTTCCAAGCTGTTGTCGTGGGTTCGATTCCCATCACCCGCTTTATATTTTTTTATAAATCCTGTTATCAACGCAGTGTTTCGACCTTTTTAAGCGAAGCATTGCGTTTATTTTATTGCCTGAAAATAAGGAGAGAGGGGATGAGGAAAGTGAAGCCAGAAGCGGATTATGCAAGTTTAAAAGAAGAGCTAATTGCCTATGCACATGAAATTGGCATTCAAAAAATTGGTTTCACGACAGCAGACCCTTTTTTATTTTTAAAAGAACGGTTACTGGAAGCCGAGGCATTAGATCTTTTTACGGGGTTTGAGCATCCGGTTATCGATGAGCGGGTTTATCCGGAGCTAATTTTCAAAGAACCACAGTCGATTATCGCGATTGCCCTAGCCTATCCGTCTAAATTAAAAGAAGCACCGGTAAGCAAAAAAGAAGCAAGACGTGGCGTTTTCGCGCGAGCTTCTTGGGGCATCGATTATCATACCGTGTTACGAGAAAAATTAGCGCTACTGGAACAATTTTTAAGCGAAAGGTTACCGGATGTGCGGATGAAATCGATGGTAGATACCGGAGAATTATCGGATGTTGCTGTGGCGGAACGGGCTGGCATTGGTTGGCGCGGGAAAAACACCTTGCTAATAACGCCAGAATACGGCTCTTGGGTCTATTTAGGCGAAATGATAACCAATATACCATTTGAGCCAGATACGCCAGCAAGCGACCTGTGTGGCAGCTGTAACCAATGCGTTAAAGCTTGTCCTACAGGTTCCTTACTAGGTGAGGGTAAAATGAATCCGAAAATTTGTTTAAGCTATCTTACCCAAACAAAAGACTTTCTAGATGAAAAATATCGCGAAGTGTTGCATAATCGTTTGTATGGTTGTGATACTTGTCAGGTTGTTTGTCCTTATAATCGCGGTCATGATTTTCATTTTCACGAAGAAATGGAGCCTGATCCGGAACTTGTTCGCCCGGAATTAAAGCCACTTTTACATATTTCCAATCGTGCTTTCAAAGAGCAGTTTGGTGATATGGCAGGATCGTGGCGTGGCAAGAAGCCAATCCAGCGTAATGCTATTATTATTTTAGCGCGCTACAAAGATAAAACAGCCGTACCAGATTTAATCGACTGCTTGCAAAATGATCCGAGGCCAGTTATCCGCGGAACAGCCGGCTGGGCGCTACGTAAAATCGGCGGAGAAGAAGCCGAAGCCGCTGTCCAAATGGCGCTTCAAACCGAACAAGACGAACAAGTGCTACAAGAATTAACTGCTATACCAAATTAAAAGAAACCAGGTGAAAAGAAATGCCAAATCATATCGTACTATACCAACCAGAAATCCCTGCCAATACCGGAAATATCTCCAGAACATGTGCTGGAACAGATACTTATTTACATTTAATTCGTCCACTTGGTTTTTCAACCGACGATAAAATGCTCAAACGCGCGGGACTCGATTACTGGGATAACGTCAAACTTTCCTATTACGATTCTTTAGATGAATTTTTTGAGAAAAATGCCGGCGGAGAATTTTTCTACATTACCAAATTTGGTCGCCATGTTTATAGCGACGTTGACTATAGCGATCCAAACAAAAATTATTTCTTCGTTTTCGGAAAAGAAACGACTGGTTTGCCAGATGAACTTTTACAAGACAATGAAGAAAACTGTTTACGAATTCCGATGACAGACCATATTCGCTCGTTGAATTTATCGAATACAGCGGCAATTTTAGCTTATGAAGCATTACGTCAGCAAAGTTTCGGCGCGCTTCTACAAGAACCAAATTATGATCGGAAAATATTTCAAGACTAAGGGGGAGTTAGGATGAATCAGGCGATCGATGCGATTCTAGGACATTACTCTGTGCGGAAATTTGAAGATAAAGGCTTAACGGAAGAAGAGTTGAACTTACTTATCAAGAGCGCACAAGCCGCATCTACATCCAGCTTTGTTCAGGCATACTCCATCATTGGAATTACAGATAAAACACTTCGCGAACAAATTTCAGCAATTGCGGGCAACCAACCCTATACCGTACAAACGGGACAATTATTTATTTTCGTGGCCGATTTAGCGCGACATCATGCGATTTTAGAAGAACATCAAGTAAATACAGAAGCACTTGAAACCTCCGAAAAATGGCTTGTATCCGTAATCGATGCTGCGCTTGCCGCCCAAAATATGGCTATCGCTGCAGAATCACTAGGACTTGGCATTTGCTTCATCGGTGGAATTCGCAACAATGTCGAACAAATCACTGAAATTTTGGATTTGCCACCATACACCATGCCGCTATTCGGCTTAACAATTGGTCATCCAGTTGCAGACAGCGAAAAAGCCAAACCAAGATTGCCGCAAGAGTTGGTTTATCACGAAAACACCTATCAAAAAATGAACCCAACTATTTTAGCCGAATACGATGAACAAATAAAAAACTATTATCACGAAAGAACAGCAGGCAAACGCGTCGAAGGCTGGTCCGAACAAATCGCACGAGGACTCGGACGAACAAGCCGACTGGACTTAAAAGCATTTTTAGAAAAGCAACATTTAAATCAAAAATAAAAAGAGCGGTTCGGCACATTGTAATAATGCGTCGAACCACTCTTTTCATTTATTTCTTTTTATTCCTAGCCATTTGAATTAGATTCCAAATAACGAGAATTAAAACGATTACTAGCAAGATATTAATTAATCCACCCGCAATATGGAAAATAATTCCAAGTAACCAAACCGCTAATAAAACAACGATTATTCCCCAAATAATTCCTAACATGTAAAAAACCTCTTTCTGAACTTTTGATTGTACTGTTATATATTCCCGCAAGCCCAGTCTTTAAACATATTAACTATTATTTTTGTGTAATAAACGCTAAAAGTGCCTTCACACCTTCCGTTACCATCCGTTCTGTTTCATCAAAATCGCCAGTATAATAAGGATCCGGAATATCTTTATCTTCTTGCCCAGGAACAAAAGACATCAGCGACCGAATCACTACATCGGGGTTGCTGTTAAGTTCATTTAAATCCGCTAAATTTTGCTGATCCATCCCAATAATAAAATCGGCTTCCTTAAAATCTGCATCGGAAATTTTCCGAGCACGCATCGCCTGATAATCAACACCATGTTTTTTCAAAACAGCTTGCGTTCCGCGATGAGGCGGTTTTCCTAAGTTCCACGTACCCGTCGCAGCAGAATCGATTTCGATTTCATTCGTTAAACCGGCTTCTGCTACTACCTTACGAAAAAGTCCCTCCGCCATTGGTGAACGACAAATATTTCCTAAACACACAAAAACAACTTTAACCAATTGAATTCCTCCTTAGTTCCATTCTTTATATAAAGCAGCACTAGCCTCTTGATTTATTCCATCGCTAGCTCGAAGTATCGCGAAAATCTGCTCCACAAGGTCAGGGGAGAGCTTTCTCCGGAAATAAAGCAATTGATTCTCAAATAAGCTATATGCGACTAAATTATAAGGGATTTCTTGTTTTTTAAATAAGCCAATTAAGGTCTCTAAATACCATTTTTTATCGGGATAATCTTCTAATAACTCTAGCAATTGCTTTGTCTTTTGCACATTACTCGAAGCGAGAATTTGTTCTAATTTTTTTATTGGAAATTGTTCTGCCAAATCGATTGGAAAAGGGCTAAAATATAATGCTTCTAAAAAATCCGTCATATTTTCGGCAACTATAAGTGTTTGTAACGTTTCAAAATCTACGTAAATGATACTTGGCGAGGTCGCATCATCTGGATAAGAAAAGCCAATATAGCGCGATTCATCCCGGTGGAAGTAGACTTGTTTTCCCGCAAGGTCAACATCTTTTTGTTCCGGAATATCCGTTACTAATTCATCCAAGCTAGCCAAATAATAAATTTCAGCAAAATCAAGCCCATAAGAAGTTGGCTCCGTAGTCGGAAATTGATTTTTGCGAATCAATCCGCCATTTTGCTTCAACAGTAATTGTTTATACTCAGAAGGCAAAACCAAACCAAGCTCGGTTTCTTTTTCCTGAATAGTTTGCTCGGTCGCACCTGTTTGCCCATTTTCTACCCAAATAGTCATCGTCTTCAACTCCTCCCTGTATTATCCTAAAAAAAGCAAGTTAGCGCAAATAAAAGAACATAGCTAGGCGGATTTCCTAACTATGCTCCATAAAATTATTTCAAAAGATCTTGATAATAACTATTGCCATTACGCGCATCAAACTTCGCTGTTAAAGCTTCCGTCATTTCCACCAAATCTGCTTCTGTTTCCCGGTCGAAAATAGGATAGGCAGCTTGTAAGAAAATAAGACGGTCTAATCCACCCTCGGCTTGAAGAACGATTTCTAGGTTGGTATCAATGACTTCACGTGCTTTTTCGGTTTGATTAGTAGCTACTAAATACCTAAGTAATTGGCCAAGTGGTGGAATTAAGGAACTTTGTTGTTCTACAAGTGGATAACCTTTATCAAAACATTCTTGTGCCATTTCCGTGTCGCCAAGTGCTAAATAGGTAAGGGACATAATACCGTATGTTAAATGAGGAACCTCTGCGCAGCGCTGTTTTCCTTTAATAATTGGTTTCGCTTTTTTCTTTGCTTGTTCATAATCTTTTACGAAATAATAATAATGTATTTGGTCTTGTCGCTCACAAGCAGGGCAATCATTTAAAAAATCTTCTTTCGTATTGCTCCACTTTTCAAATAGCTCTTTGGCTTTTTCCGCATCACCCATCCGCATTGCCGCAAGGGTACACACTTTATAGTAAGGTCGTAGTGAATAACCTTCTTGTTCGAATTTTACTTTCATATCATTTAAAAGTCCGTCAATTTGCGCTTTCGATACTTCATCAAAAGTCGGGACATGTTCGCTAATCCATTTATACTTCCAAAAAAGATCTTCTGTGTCAATGTAAGCATCACCATCTTCATCTTCCCATTTCTTGATTAACCAGCTAAAAGCCTGTAATTGCTTTTTCGGAAATCCAGCTGTTAAACATGTGTCAATCAACATATCACGTGCTTCAATGCCATCTTCTATATTGTTATACAAATCTGCACCAGCGATAATTCGTTCTAATACTTTTATTTTTTCAGCCGTGTCATCCATTCCCCAAACTGATTCTAAATCATTCAAATAATCCATTTTTCTTCCTCCTATAGCATTTCTAAGATTTTAAGCATATTTTGGTTCATTAATTTCATTTCTTTTCGTTTCAGCGGGTAATGACCTAAGAGTAGGGCTTGAATATAAAGAACATTCACAATGACTGATAATTCATCCACCGTTTTTTCAGAACTGAAAAGCCGTTTAATTAATTCATTATCTAAATTTAAATATAAGTGAGCAAGCGGTGCTGGTTCTTGTTCTTTTTGGATGCTCTCTAAAATATCACTAAATACGGAAGTTGTTTCTTCCACAGCGCGTTCTAGTTCGCGTAACTCTTGTGTTGCCGTAGAATGTATGAAAATAATCGGTAAATCTTTCGGCTCAAAATGTTTGATTAGTACATCGGTGTCAAACTCAGCCATCATACTATTCATTTCTGTCAAAATAGGTTGATAAGCTTGTTCTTCATCCGCTGTCATAGGACGTAATTTATCCGTCATTTCTTCCGGCTGGATTAAAACAAATTCTGTGCCCTCCACAAAGTAACTTAATTGCGCTAAAATTGGCGAGTCGTAGGAATAGCCACCATTAATAAGTGTCATGCCGCTTGATCTCGCAATATCTTTAATTTGTCTAAAATCATCGACCGAGTATGTGTAATAGATGACGTCATTTTTAGCGATAATATCACCTAGTTTTTCTTCGCCATTCAAAGTTCGAACAGGAAGATAAGGATAAATCAATTTTAAAAATGGCGCATCTTCGCTCGCAAGTGCTTTAAAACCAAGATAATGTGTAGCTAATAATTTCATTAGCGCTTCTTCTGGAAGAGTTTCAATTCCTTTTTTCAAAGCAACGCCAAGCTCATCAGCAACACTAGTTAATCGCTCGTTTTTATAAAACGCTTCACGAGAGGCGACAGGTTGAAGCTCATCCGTCCAAATCACGCATTTAGCAAAAAACGACCAATCTGGTAAAATATTATTTGCTTCACTAGTGACATACATATTATTTAAAAATACCGTATTTTTTCGGATAGCATTCATTTGCACAGCATGAGGAATCATATAAGCAATCCCAAACGTTCTTCCTGACTCATTTTCAATTAAGAAATAGTCTTGGAAATGCGTCCCAAGGATATATTCGCCGTACTGAATAATTTGCTCTTTCGAAAGTTTAGATAAGGTTTCTTTATCGGAAAACTGTTTAGTCCAGTTATTTATTTCTTCCTCTAAACCATTTATTTCTACTATTATATTGCTTTCCAAAGAAGCACCATATTTTTTCAATGTATTAATTAAATATTCGACTTCCTCGCATTCCGGATGGTCTTCTAAACCAGCGCGTAATCGTAAATACACTTGGGTGCCAGGTTCGCGAGTATCGGTTTCTATTTTTCGAACGGAATAAGTACCATCCGCTTTTCCACGCCACTCAGTTGTACCGCCGTCTTTTTGGGAAGTAGAAATCATGACAATTTCATCACTCACGATAAAACAAGAAAGTAAGCCAATTCCGAAACGACCGATAAAGTCATTAGAGCGCTCGCCATCAAAGTTTTTTTCGCCTTTAGAAGAATTAGCGATAGTAGCAAGAAAAGCGTGAACTTCTTCTTCTGTTAAACCGATACCGTTATCTTCTAAAATTAATGTTTTTTCGTTAATGTCTCCAGTTAAGGAAGCATGAATTTTACCTTCTAAAGTTGGATCTATTTTTTTTCGGGCGCGAATGGCGTCGGTTGCATTTTGCAACAATTCGCGAATATAAACATCTTTTTCGTCATAAAGGTGGTTAGAAAGAATATCAATCATACCAGCCAAGTTCACCTGAAAGCGGTGAGAATAATTTTCCATAGCTCGGGCCTCCTAGTTGTGTAAATCTCTTTTTTATTCTATCATAAAAGAAGAGAAAAATAATGAGGAAACAGTAATAGATGTTTAAGAAATTTTATCCGTGGTAAATACTTTGTGATGGTTTCCACACTAGACATTGTGATGGAAATAGATTATACTTATTATTAAGAGATAATCATTACAAAATAGGAGGAAGATAATTATGAAAACAATCAACTCAGTAGACACAAAGGAATTTTTGAATCACCAAGTAGCGAATTTAAACGTATTCACAGTAAAAATTCATCAAATTCATTGGTATATGAGAGGCCACAACTTCTTCACTTTACATGAAAAAATGGATGATTTATATAGCGAATTCGGCGAACAAATGGATGAAGTAGCAGAACGTTTACTAGCAATCGGTGGAAGCCCACTATCCACTTTAAAAGAGTTTTTAGAAAATGCGAGCGTGGAAGAAGCTCCTTATACTAAACCAAAAACAATGGATCAATTAATGGAAGACTTAGTTGGTACGCTGGAATTACTTAGAGACGAATATCAACAAGGCATTGAGCTAACTGACAAAGAAGGCGACAATGTAACAAACGATATGCTAATTGCTTTCAAAGCTAGCATCGACAAACATATCTGGATGTTCAAAGCATTCCTAGGAAAAGCACCATTAGAATAAAATAAATCCAAAACTGTGTAGGCTATTTTGCTTACACAGTTTTTTTGCGCTACATCTGTTATAGTACAATGTTCTTATTTTTCGTTTGTTTTAACACAATGTGGTTTGAAGCATCATAGAAAGAGGTATATTATCTTCATAACAAAAGCAGAAAAAATGAAATTCACTGTTAAATCTGCTATTCTTGAATAATAAGCATTAGGCACAAAAAATGGAAACGAGGAGTGAAAAGTATGAATATCGAGGTAACGGACCAAGCAAATAAATGGTTTCATGATGAATTTGATGTCGCTAATGGTAATGGAATTCGACTTTTTGCCAAGTATGGTGGTTCAAACAGTTCCTTGCATCCTGGTTTCTCTATCGGTTTAACTGCCGAAAAACCGCAAGAAGCAGCAGTCGCTGAGAAAAAAGAAGACTTAATTTTCTTCATTGAAGATCATGATTATTGGTATTTCAA includes these proteins:
- a CDS encoding HesB/YadR/YfhF family protein translates to MNIEVTDQANKWFHDEFDVANGNGIRLFAKYGGSNSSLHPGFSIGLTAEKPQEAAVAEKKEDLIFFIEDHDYWYFKDHDWKIDYEPKTEEVSFSFKEKVK
- the fri gene encoding non-heme iron-binding ferritin Fri yields the protein MKTINSVDTKEFLNHQVANLNVFTVKIHQIHWYMRGHNFFTLHEKMDDLYSEFGEQMDEVAERLLAIGGSPLSTLKEFLENASVEEAPYTKPKTMDQLMEDLVGTLELLRDEYQQGIELTDKEGDNVTNDMLIAFKASIDKHIWMFKAFLGKAPLE
- a CDS encoding HSP90 family protein, with translation MENYSHRFQVNLAGMIDILSNHLYDEKDVYIRELLQNATDAIRARKKIDPTLEGKIHASLTGDINEKTLILEDNGIGLTEEEVHAFLATIANSSKGEKNFDGERSNDFIGRFGIGLLSCFIVSDEIVMISTSQKDGGTTEWRGKADGTYSVRKIETDTREPGTQVYLRLRAGLEDHPECEEVEYLINTLKKYGASLESNIIVEINGLEEEINNWTKQFSDKETLSKLSKEQIIQYGEYILGTHFQDYFLIENESGRTFGIAYMIPHAVQMNAIRKNTVFLNNMYVTSEANNILPDWSFFAKCVIWTDELQPVASREAFYKNERLTSVADELGVALKKGIETLPEEALMKLLATHYLGFKALASEDAPFLKLIYPYLPVRTLNGEEKLGDIIAKNDVIYYTYSVDDFRQIKDIARSSGMTLINGGYSYDSPILAQLSYFVEGTEFVLIQPEEMTDKLRPMTADEEQAYQPILTEMNSMMAEFDTDVLIKHFEPKDLPIIFIHSTATQELRELERAVEETTSVFSDILESIQKEQEPAPLAHLYLNLDNELIKRLFSSEKTVDELSVIVNVLYIQALLLGHYPLKRKEMKLMNQNMLKILEML